In the genome of Tachysurus vachellii isolate PV-2020 chromosome 9, HZAU_Pvac_v1, whole genome shotgun sequence, one region contains:
- the LOC132851702 gene encoding collagen and calcium-binding EGF domain-containing protein 1-like, whose protein sequence is MSRFYYRMLLFLFTFFSTVLLPTSGNSRNEADSSREECPENKIVTVEYLCIRAGGESGTCLRRKCCKGFRFVMGQCVPESVDVCAGSPCEQQCMDNFGRVVCTCYSGYRFDRERHRQHLHPYCLDVDECEESNGTLCDHVCENTPGSFRCRCSAGYTLAADQHSCIPVHKLSHSTGKSDTQMSAGSCSLTCQDIMNMRNSLQQLKLRLGHTHSSGQVITPDLANSSEKPLPGRVGKNHNSNTMYGPPGLPGPPGLPGPPGQKGEPGSIGPPGLQGPRGDMGLMGPQHDLEHVKRGRRGPVGPPGAPGRDGLKGEQGSPGPRGPPGPPGSFDFLLLMMADIRHDIIELQNKVFGKRTDFLLDTPPESTEDTEFKDSGSGQDETDTILGT, encoded by the exons ATGAGCCGATTTTATTATCGCATGcttctttttctgtttacttTCTTCAGCACTGTTTTACTTCCGACTTCTGGAAATTCACGGAATGAAGCTGACAGCAGCAG AGAAGAATGTCCTGAAAATAAGATCGTGACAGTGGAGTACCTGTGTATCAGAGCAGGAGGAGAGAGCGGCACATGCCTCAG gaggaagTGCTGTAAAGGTTTCAGGTTCGTCATGGGTCAGTGTGTACCAGAAA gtgTTGATGTATGTGCGGGTTCTCCGTGTGAGCAGCAGTGTATGGATAACTTTGGCCGGGTGGTGTGTACGTGCTACAGCGGCTACCGTTTTGACCGGGAAAGACACCGGCAGCACCTCCACCCGTACTGcttag ATGTAGATGAGTGTGAGGAGTCTAATGGAACACTGTGTGATcatgtgtgtgaaaacacaccCGGCAGTTTCCGGTGTCGTTGCAGTGCTGGATACACACTGGCTGCAGACCAGCACTCCTGCATACCTGTACACAAAc tctCCCACTCTACAGGGAAGTCTGATACTCAGATGAGTGCTGGTTCCTGTTCTCTCACCTGTCAGGACATCATGAACATGAGGAACAGCCTACAGCAGCTCAAACTCCgcctgggacacacacactccagtggacag gtgatCACACCTGATTTAGCTAACAGCAGTGAAAAGCCACTTCCTGGTAGAGTTGGGAAAAATCATAATAGCAACACTATGTACGGTCCTCCAGGGCTTCCTGGACCTCCAGGGCTgccag GACCTCCAGGACAGAAAGGAGAACCAGGATCCATCGGTCCTCCAGGGCTTCAGGGACCCAGGGGTGATATGGGCCTGATGGGTCCACAACATGACCTGGAGCATGTGAAGAGGGGACGCAGAGGACCTGTG GGACCACCGGGAGCACCGGGAAGAGATGGgcttaag GGTGAACAAGGTTCTCCTGGACCCCGAGGACCACCG GGACCTCCCGGATCTTTCGACTTCCTCCTCCTGATGATGGCAGACATCCGTCACGACATCATCGAGCTGCAAAACAAAGTTTTTGGAAAGAGGACAGACTTCTTACTGGACACGCCCCCGGAGTCAACAGAAGACACTGAGTTTAAAGACTCGGGTTCAGGACAGGATGAGACGGACACGATACTCGGTACGTGA